The nucleotide window CTCTTAAAAATATCTTCTTTTAGTGAACTATAGTATTATAGTAGTATCACCTTGGAAAGAAAGGCAAAGCTTTGCTTGGCTCACTGCAGGAAGAGGATGGTGTATTATCCTCTCGGCGCCAGCGCTGCTGTGCGTTGCCACTTCTCGCCCCTCCTTCCTTGCAGCGCTCCGCCGGCGACGGCGGCCACCCCACCCCGTCGCTGTGCCCTACACCCCTGCTCCAGCTCCATCCTCTTAGGAGCACGAAGGGTTGGTCAAACGAGAGGCTCCGGCGTGGTGGGGGTAGTAGCCATGCGCCTGCAGCGTGGTCGACATGCACGGCGAGTCGGGgacgaaggggcgaagagccgGTGCTGCCCGCGGCCACTGCAATAGCGACGAGCCCATGCTGGCTAGGGTTTAACCCTAGCATCGGCAGGGTTTGCCTCGTGGACGAGCTGGCGGTCTTCACGATGGCCTCCTCTTGCTCCGCAGCAGCGACGAGGGTGAACACGGCCGCGACATTGATCTTGGCTTCCTGCGTGTGCCGGCGGCCCTTGGCCGATTGGACGGCGCactgaggggggggggggtggcacGGGGCTTGCCTCCTTGTCGGAGATGGGGCTGGCGGAGGTGAGGGAGGCGAGGTCGGCGACGTCGTCGTCCATGGCGCACGCGGGGGCGGGAGGTTTTTTTGAAagtggggggaggggggaggggggaaTGGTGGCGCTGTgtcactgacaggtgggccaggGGGAGGAGAAGGGCAAGTGTCATGCGCGTCCGTCCCGTATCCGCGCCGACACAAACGCGGTCCAAATTTGGGCCTGAAATGGGTCGTGGGGCGGATGAAAAAAGGGCGAGCATCCGTTTAGATCGCCGCATTGGGTAACTTTTGTGTCCGTCGCGATCAAACAAATGCGCGCATACAAAATGAGTCGGCCAGGTGGAGTTGATCTTACGGAAACTTCCTACGCATTATTTTCACGGAAGACGACTACACCAGTCCCTGCCCCTGATTTCCATCGGTGGCCCCCCTCTACGTTAACTCGCAAATATAACGGGCTCGGGCCCGGCCCGGTTTCAGGCTCAATATCTAGGCCCATGTCCGGGTCCGGCCCGTGAGGAGCGTTGGGCCGGGTCGCCGGGCCTGGCTGCCCATGGCCAGGTATACTCCAACCGTAAAGCTACACTTCAGTCTGTAATAAAAAATCCGTCGAAAATGTCCGTAAGTTTAGCCTTAGAGTCGTTAGAGAAAGGGAGAAAGAAGACGAGAAGATGGTGTATTatccgctcgccgccgccgtgcgCTGCCACTGcccgcccctcctcctcccccgccgcgccccgccggcgACGGCGGCCACCCCACTCCGTAGCCGCCCCCTCCAGCTCCGTCCCCTCACATCCTCGCCCGGACTGCGGACCCGTGGCCGCCGCCACGCCGTCGACCCCGAGGACGACGGCGGGGAAGACGACGGCTTCCTCACCCTCGACCTGGAGGACTTCGAGGGGTTCGccgacgccgacgaggaggcgGAGGGGCCGTCGCCGTGGGAGGGGGCCGTGGTGTACCGGCGCGACGCGGCGGCGCAGCACGTCGAGTATGCCACCACCCTGGAGCGTCTCGGCCTGGCCGACCTCTCGTCCCCGCACTcccgcgcgcgcgccgccgccatGGGCATAATGCCCCCCTCCAAGCCGCGGCCCGGCGCCGGGGAGGCCGCGACGACGCCCGTGCTCGTCTCCGTCGACGTCGCCCGGCGCCGCGGCAGGCTCCGGCTCGACGGCATCCTGCGCACCGTCATCACCCTCGGCTGCTACCGGTGAGCACCCCCGATCCAGCACCCACCTCCTCCTGCCGCCGCTTCTCGTCTCATCTTATCTGCTGTTGCTGCATGTCTGTCTGCAATGCATCATGGACAGAAATTTCAGAGCCAAGTGAAAGAAAGTATCGATGCTGCCATTCTGAATCCTACTCTACATCATAGCACTAGCTGCGTGCTAACTTCTTAGCAATGACTAATCATCCGCCGCCCAAATCGCTAGCACCGCCCCGTTGTTACTGCCGCGCACCGGCGCGCGCGAGTGCTTAATCTGCCCGGC belongs to Triticum urartu cultivar G1812 chromosome 7, Tu2.1, whole genome shotgun sequence and includes:
- the LOC125522304 gene encoding large ribosomal RNA subunit accumulation protein YCED homolog 1, chloroplastic-like, translated to MVYYPLAAAVRCHCPPLLLPRRAPPATAATPLRSRPLQLRPLTSSPGLRTRGRRHAVDPEDDGGEDDGFLTLDLEDFEGFADADEEAEGPSPWEGAVVYRRDAAAQHVEYATTLERLGLADLSSPHSRARAAAMGIMPPSKPRPGAGEAATTPVLVSVDVARRRGRLRLDGILRTVITLGCYRCAEPAAEGVFANFSLLLTEDPVEEPDVVDLGTIYEEDRTKFPSITGSEDENDEDIDWDDRLHFPAGEKEIDISKNLRDIIHLEITLDVFCSSTCKGLCLVCGANLNTSSCSCSMEEPQAKDARRPGTLKDLLKPMQRRL